Within Corynebacterium timonense, the genomic segment GCTGGGTGGAGCACGACCCAGTAGAAATCTGGCGCAACACCCGCCGCGCGCTCGCCCAAGCACTGGCGGACAAAGACATTGACGAAAGCGACATCGCCGCGCTCGGCATCACCAACCAGCGCGAAACGGCGGTTGTGTGGGACAAGGCGACCGGCACACCGGTCTACAACGCGATCGTCTGGCAGGACACCCGCACCAACCACGACGGCGACGTTACCCGCTACCTCAAGAAGACGGGCCTTTTGCACAACTCGTACCCGGCGGGCCCGAAGTGGGCGTGGATCTTGGACAACGTCGAGGGCGCGCGCGAGCGGGCGGAGCGCGGCGAGCTGCTCGCGGGCACGATCGACACCTGGCTGATCTGGAACCTCACCGGCGGGGCGAAGGAGCCGGACACGGCGGTGCACTTCACGGACGTGACCAACGCTAGCCGCACGCTGTTGATGGACCTGAACACCCTGGACTGGGACGAGGCGCTGTGCTCCGAGATTGGGGTGCCGCGGGCGATTCTGCCGGAGATTCGGGCGTCGATAGGCGAGTTCGCGCGCGTGCGTCACCGCGGCCCCTTCGCAAACACGCCGATCACGGGGGTGCTCGGCGACCAGCAGGCGGCGCTCTACGGGCAGGGGTGCCTGGGCGAGGGCGATGCGAAGATGACGTACGGAACGGGTCTGTTCATGCTGCTCAACACGGGTGGCGAGGTGCAGTACAGCGACAACGGGATGCTCAGCACCGTGGCCTACCAGCGCGCCGGTCAGGCGCCGGTGTACGCGTTGGAGGGCTCGGTGGCCGTGGGTGGCTCGCTCATCCAGTGGCTGCGCGACCAGCTGGGCATCCTGCGCACGGCGGCCGAGTCGGAGACGCTCTCCCGCCAGGTCGACGACAGCGCCGGGGTGGTCATCGTCCCGGCGTTTTCCGGCCTGTTCGCCCCGCGTTGGCGGCCGGACGCGCGCGGGGTCATCACCGGGCTGACGCGCTTTACCGACAGGCGCCACATCGCCCGCGCCGCGCTGGAGGCCACGTGCCTGCAAACGCTCGAGGTGGTCAGGGCGATGGAGCAGGACGCGGGGATGGGCATCGACGAGTTGCGCGTCGACGGCGGCATGACCGACAACGACCTGCTCATGCAGATGCAGGCGGACGTTCTCGGTGCGCTCGTGGTGCGCCCGGGAAACATCGAGACGACGGTGATGGGCGCGGCCTCGGCGGCGGGGGTTGGGGCATCGCTTATCGAGGCCCCCCTGCCCCTCGGGGAGTCCACCCGCTGGGAGCCCGCGATGGACGGCACCGAGCGCGATGGCCTCGTTGCGGCGTGGCAGGACGCGGTGCAGCGTTCTTACGGGTTGGGGTAGGCGATGCGGGCATACGACACGGTGATGGCGTGGGTGACGTCGCGCCTGCGCAGCGGTGAGCTCAGCATCGGCGACCACCTGCCCAGCGAGCGCGCGCTCGCTGAGGAGCTGGGCGTGTCGCGCAACTCTCTGCGCGAGGCGTTGCGCGTACTCGAGGCAATGGGGATGTTGCAGTCCGCCACCGGCTCCGGCCCGCGCTCGGGCACGGTGCTCACCGCCGCGCCGGAGCAGGCCCTCGGCCTCGCGCTGAGCCTGCAGCTGGCCAGCAGCCAGGTCGCGCCAGAGCACGTCTTCCGCGTCCGGCTGCTGCTCGAGTGCGCAGCGATGCGCAGCAGCGACCCCGCCACGCTCGACCTGGAGCATGTGCGGGGCATCCTCGAGCAGATGGATCAGCCCGACCTGAGCATCGAGGGCTTTTTGCTTCTCGACGCCCAGTTCCACGTCGCCCTCTCCCGCGCCGCCTCGAACCCCCTCCTGAGCGCACTCATGGGCGCGCTGCGCCGGGCGATTTCAGATCACACCGTGGAGCTCTCGCGCTCCCTGCCCG encodes:
- the glpK gene encoding glycerol kinase GlpK, with translation MPYIAAIDQGTTTTRVVVTTTAGRVVSQAQFEHAQIMPRRGWVEHDPVEIWRNTRRALAQALADKDIDESDIAALGITNQRETAVVWDKATGTPVYNAIVWQDTRTNHDGDVTRYLKKTGLLHNSYPAGPKWAWILDNVEGARERAERGELLAGTIDTWLIWNLTGGAKEPDTAVHFTDVTNASRTLLMDLNTLDWDEALCSEIGVPRAILPEIRASIGEFARVRHRGPFANTPITGVLGDQQAALYGQGCLGEGDAKMTYGTGLFMLLNTGGEVQYSDNGMLSTVAYQRAGQAPVYALEGSVAVGGSLIQWLRDQLGILRTAAESETLSRQVDDSAGVVIVPAFSGLFAPRWRPDARGVITGLTRFTDRRHIARAALEATCLQTLEVVRAMEQDAGMGIDELRVDGGMTDNDLLMQMQADVLGALVVRPGNIETTVMGAASAAGVGASLIEAPLPLGESTRWEPAMDGTERDGLVAAWQDAVQRSYGLG
- a CDS encoding FadR/GntR family transcriptional regulator, coding for MRAYDTVMAWVTSRLRSGELSIGDHLPSERALAEELGVSRNSLREALRVLEAMGMLQSATGSGPRSGTVLTAAPEQALGLALSLQLASSQVAPEHVFRVRLLLECAAMRSSDPATLDLEHVRGILEQMDQPDLSIEGFLLLDAQFHVALSRAASNPLLSALMGALRRAISDHTVELSRSLPDWPATARRLRREHAEILEALLSAGGDEAAGLLERHIVGYYEETHRPRPEM